A region from the Inhella inkyongensis genome encodes:
- the glmS gene encoding glutamine--fructose-6-phosphate transaminase (isomerizing) has protein sequence MCGIVGAVSSKNITPILIEGLKRLEYRGYDSCGVAVHQDGALRRARSTSRVAELQAQAAEDGIASDTGIAHTRWATHGAPAVRNAHPHFSPGPNAAEGSAGRVALVHNGIIENHDELRAELQAKGYQFHSQTDTEVICHLVDSLYTGDLLEAVQQAIGRLKGAYAIAVFHRDEPQRVVGAREGSPLVLGVGQDAATPERFLASDAMALAGVTDQICYLEEGDVVDLQLGKHWVTHKGESGRFEQVNREVKTVHAHSGAAELGPYRHYMQKEIFEQPKAIADTLDAVETIGPELLGAGAGARLKNVDRVLILACGTSYYSGSTAKYWLESIAKIPTSVEIASEYRYRDSVPDPRTLVVTISQSGETADTLAALKHARSLGMEQTLTVCNVATSAMVRECALNFITRAGAEIGVASTKAFTTQLVGLFLLTLVLAKQRGHLSEAQEEQYLKELRHLPLAVQAVLALEPQVVAWSEAFARKENALFLGRGLHYPIALEGALKLKEISYIHAEAYPAGELKHGPLALVTAEMPVVTVAPNDALLEKLKSNLQEVRARGGELFVFADSDSHIESGEGLHVIRMPEHYGALSPILHVIPLQLLAYHTACARGTDVDKPRNLAKSVTVE, from the coding sequence ATGTGCGGCATCGTCGGCGCGGTCTCCAGCAAGAACATCACCCCCATCCTGATCGAGGGCCTCAAGCGCCTGGAATACCGCGGCTATGACAGCTGCGGCGTGGCCGTGCACCAGGACGGCGCGTTGCGTCGCGCCCGCTCCACCAGCCGCGTGGCCGAGTTGCAGGCCCAGGCTGCTGAGGATGGCATCGCCTCGGACACCGGCATTGCGCATACCCGCTGGGCCACCCATGGTGCACCGGCGGTGCGCAATGCCCACCCGCACTTCAGCCCGGGCCCGAATGCGGCCGAAGGCTCGGCCGGCCGTGTGGCCTTGGTGCACAACGGCATCATCGAGAACCACGACGAACTGCGCGCCGAACTGCAGGCCAAGGGCTATCAGTTCCACAGCCAGACCGATACCGAGGTGATCTGCCACCTGGTGGACTCGCTCTACACCGGTGACCTGCTGGAGGCTGTGCAGCAAGCCATCGGCCGCCTCAAGGGCGCCTACGCGATTGCCGTCTTCCACCGCGACGAGCCGCAGCGCGTGGTGGGTGCCCGCGAGGGCTCGCCCCTGGTGCTGGGCGTGGGGCAGGACGCCGCCACCCCCGAACGTTTCCTGGCCTCCGACGCCATGGCCCTGGCCGGCGTTACTGACCAGATCTGCTACCTGGAAGAGGGCGATGTGGTGGACCTGCAGCTGGGCAAGCACTGGGTGACGCACAAGGGCGAAAGCGGCCGCTTCGAGCAAGTGAACCGCGAGGTCAAGACCGTGCACGCCCACAGCGGCGCCGCCGAGTTGGGCCCCTACCGTCACTACATGCAGAAGGAAATCTTCGAGCAGCCCAAGGCCATTGCCGACACCCTGGACGCCGTCGAGACCATCGGCCCCGAGTTGCTGGGCGCCGGCGCTGGCGCGCGCCTGAAGAATGTGGACCGTGTGTTGATCCTGGCCTGCGGCACCAGCTACTACAGCGGCAGCACGGCCAAGTACTGGCTGGAGTCCATCGCCAAGATCCCCACCAGCGTGGAAATCGCCAGCGAGTACCGCTACCGCGATTCGGTGCCCGATCCGCGCACCCTGGTCGTCACCATCAGCCAGAGCGGTGAAACCGCTGACACCCTGGCCGCGCTGAAGCACGCCCGTTCTTTGGGCATGGAGCAGACCCTGACGGTCTGCAATGTGGCCACCAGCGCCATGGTGCGCGAATGCGCGCTCAACTTCATCACCCGCGCCGGCGCCGAGATCGGCGTGGCCAGCACCAAGGCCTTCACCACCCAGCTGGTGGGCCTGTTCCTGCTGACCCTGGTGCTGGCCAAGCAGCGCGGCCACCTGAGCGAGGCGCAGGAAGAGCAGTACCTGAAGGAACTGCGCCACCTGCCCCTGGCCGTGCAGGCCGTGCTGGCTCTTGAGCCGCAAGTCGTGGCCTGGAGCGAGGCCTTTGCGCGCAAGGAAAACGCGCTCTTCCTGGGGCGTGGCCTGCACTACCCGATCGCCCTGGAAGGCGCCCTCAAGCTCAAGGAGATCAGCTACATCCACGCCGAGGCCTACCCGGCCGGTGAGCTCAAGCATGGCCCCCTGGCCCTGGTGACGGCCGAGATGCCGGTGGTGACCGTGGCGCCCAACGACGCGCTGCTGGAAAAGCTCAAGAGCAATCTGCAGGAAGTGCGCGCCCGCGGCGGTGAGCTCTTCGTGTTCGCCGACAGCGACTCTCACATCGAGAGCGGCGAGGGCCTGCATGTGATCCGCATGCCCGAACACTACGGCGCGCTCAGCCCGATCCTGCACGTGATCCCCCTGCAATTGCTGGCCTATCACACGGCCTGCGCACGTGGGACGGATGTGGACAAGCCAAGGAACTTGGCCAAGTCCGTGACCGTCGAGTGA
- a CDS encoding DUF4238 domain-containing protein, with translation MATNKNQHFVPRCHLRPFTKDEGDASINVFNLDRRKLIANAPVKNQCSRDYFYGKDALLETAIASLERAYGATVRAIRTPGYSLREEHKVLLRRFWLFQSLRTEAASSRAVEMSADLQQFAGEGAASFRLDIKQAVQTSMRVFADAMDAVEGLKVCLVRNRTSLPFITSDDPAVLTNRWYLEDKRASGRSFGWQSAGALALLPLTPKVLCIAYDGDVYSIQHDRGWAETRREEDVLAFNQHQLLNCFANVYLHDATYSPELSAQYDVASARRLPSRRAFHVAVFDRIEGEYTRYRVVTPEEANACTLETICHSETLHCSPTLWPALVRWRTPGSVFTNGTGVKYVRREVAATMQSHRDFWREDARRA, from the coding sequence ATGGCAACCAATAAGAACCAGCACTTCGTGCCCAGATGTCATCTCCGTCCATTTACGAAGGACGAGGGTGACGCATCCATCAATGTCTTTAATCTCGACCGCAGGAAGCTCATAGCAAACGCCCCCGTAAAGAATCAGTGTTCGCGGGACTACTTCTACGGAAAGGATGCCCTGCTCGAAACGGCGATAGCGTCGCTGGAGCGCGCGTACGGGGCGACAGTTCGCGCGATCAGGACTCCGGGCTATTCGCTTCGAGAGGAACACAAAGTTCTTCTCCGCAGGTTCTGGTTGTTTCAGAGCCTTCGGACCGAGGCTGCATCGAGCCGTGCTGTGGAGATGAGTGCGGATCTCCAACAGTTTGCTGGAGAAGGGGCTGCTTCGTTTAGGCTCGACATCAAACAAGCCGTTCAAACTTCGATGCGAGTCTTTGCCGACGCCATGGACGCAGTCGAAGGATTGAAGGTGTGCCTCGTCCGCAACCGAACCAGCTTGCCCTTCATCACGTCAGACGACCCCGCGGTCTTAACGAATCGCTGGTACTTGGAGGACAAGAGAGCTTCGGGTCGATCGTTTGGCTGGCAATCGGCAGGCGCTTTGGCGCTCCTCCCCCTGACTCCGAAGGTCCTCTGCATCGCATATGACGGTGACGTGTACAGCATCCAGCATGACCGGGGCTGGGCTGAAACACGGAGAGAGGAAGACGTCCTAGCCTTTAACCAGCATCAGCTCCTCAACTGCTTCGCTAACGTCTATCTACATGATGCGACGTACTCGCCCGAACTCTCTGCACAGTACGACGTAGCGTCAGCAAGACGTCTTCCCTCCCGCCGTGCGTTCCACGTCGCGGTCTTTGATCGAATCGAAGGCGAGTACACACGCTACCGAGTTGTCACGCCGGAAGAGGCGAACGCCTGCACGCTTGAAACTATTTGCCACTCTGAGACTCTGCATTGCTCCCCAACGCTCTGGCCTGCGCTCGTTAGGTGGCGCACCCCGGGATCCGTCTTCACGAACGGGACGGGCGTGAAGTACGTCCGCCGAGAAGTCGCTGCAACGATGCAGAGTCACCGAGATTTCTGGCGTGAGGACGCGAGACGAGCTTGA
- a CDS encoding UvrD-helicase domain-containing protein, producing MTAAWSDQKRGFLACAEHALALGGPGAGKTHVALVKAGDEIRSGVLKPGQKILFLSFARPTVARILEKASELISREDLQWLEVSTYHAFAWSVLKSHAYLLNGKSGVQLLPPPEAAAHLADIGKDSHDAEKQRLFEQEGRLHFDLFARLVGELFRRSGRLARIFSDSYPVIILDEFQDTNSDEWSLIQQLGQRSRLIALADPDQRIYEFRGADPRRVGEFLDVFRASHFDFAGENHRSGGTDITTYGNDLLTGANKGRTYQQVKVSRYGFMFGKSLHFSTKAAVCTALARLRNVPDKSIAILVPSKRLMLELSDYLSSAGDGLPELHHDVAMDAEPPALAAGVIATLLEGGPAGEVASRMLAALHSHIRGRRGAKPTPQTELDLAGALSGFITTGKIAGSKRKLIVSEVHRISNERQLLTLTGDPAADWLHLRGLLALSPATALKQVAMDARYLRLLHRGSVLRANLGGLWRTQGGYRGAEDAVRSALLQEHFAAAQKDWRGIHLMTIHKSKGKEFDEVIIYDGMFQRIARKPDDAKACAQDLLALRVGVTRAIRRATILTPKSEPCPFL from the coding sequence ATGACCGCCGCATGGAGCGATCAGAAGCGCGGCTTTCTGGCATGCGCAGAACATGCCCTGGCGCTGGGCGGTCCTGGAGCCGGCAAGACCCACGTTGCCCTGGTCAAGGCTGGGGACGAGATCCGCTCAGGAGTGCTCAAACCAGGGCAGAAGATCTTGTTCTTGAGCTTCGCCAGGCCGACGGTCGCGCGCATCCTTGAGAAGGCTTCGGAACTGATCTCGCGTGAGGATCTGCAATGGCTGGAGGTCAGCACCTATCACGCCTTCGCTTGGTCCGTTCTCAAAAGCCATGCTTATCTGTTGAACGGGAAATCTGGGGTTCAGCTTTTGCCGCCCCCTGAAGCGGCCGCACACCTGGCGGACATCGGAAAGGACAGCCACGATGCCGAGAAGCAGCGGCTCTTCGAGCAAGAAGGGCGCCTGCACTTCGACCTGTTTGCTCGCCTGGTTGGAGAGTTGTTCCGACGGAGTGGCCGGCTGGCTCGAATTTTTTCGGATAGCTATCCCGTCATCATCCTCGACGAGTTTCAGGATACGAACAGCGATGAATGGTCACTGATCCAGCAGCTTGGACAAAGGAGCCGACTCATCGCACTGGCCGATCCCGACCAACGAATCTATGAGTTCCGCGGAGCTGACCCTAGAAGAGTAGGCGAGTTTCTCGACGTCTTTCGAGCAAGTCACTTTGACTTCGCGGGCGAGAACCATCGGAGCGGCGGCACCGACATCACGACGTATGGAAACGACCTCCTCACTGGGGCCAACAAGGGCAGGACGTACCAGCAGGTCAAGGTCTCGCGCTATGGATTTATGTTCGGCAAGAGTCTGCACTTCAGTACCAAGGCAGCGGTTTGCACGGCCCTGGCACGCCTGAGGAATGTTCCGGACAAATCGATTGCCATCCTGGTTCCATCCAAACGACTCATGCTGGAGTTATCCGACTACTTGTCGTCCGCTGGAGACGGCTTGCCTGAGTTGCACCACGACGTCGCAATGGATGCCGAGCCCCCGGCGCTCGCTGCCGGCGTCATTGCCACTCTGCTGGAAGGGGGCCCAGCGGGGGAAGTAGCGAGTCGGATGCTTGCCGCACTTCACTCTCATATTCGAGGCCGGCGCGGAGCCAAACCCACTCCACAGACGGAACTCGATCTGGCGGGCGCCCTGAGTGGCTTCATCACCACTGGGAAGATCGCCGGCTCAAAGCGAAAGTTAATCGTCAGTGAAGTCCATCGCATCTCGAATGAGCGGCAGCTGCTGACATTGACCGGTGACCCTGCCGCGGACTGGCTACACCTTCGAGGCCTCCTGGCGTTGTCCCCCGCGACTGCATTGAAGCAGGTGGCGATGGATGCGCGCTACCTTCGGCTTCTACACCGAGGGTCGGTATTGCGGGCCAACCTGGGCGGTCTATGGCGCACTCAAGGCGGGTATCGGGGTGCTGAAGATGCAGTGCGCAGCGCACTGCTGCAGGAGCACTTTGCAGCGGCTCAAAAGGATTGGCGAGGCATCCACCTTATGACGATCCACAAATCCAAGGGCAAGGAGTTCGACGAGGTCATCATCTATGACGGCATGTTCCAGCGCATCGCCAGGAAGCCGGACGACGCCAAGGCGTGCGCCCAGGATCTGCTGGCGCTAAGGGTGGGCGTGACGCGAGCGATCCGGCGAGCCACCATCCTGACGCCAAAGAGTGAGCCGTGCCCTTTCCTTTGA
- a CDS encoding ATP-dependent nuclease, which produces MHLVRVRVRNFRGIADGEVLLDGHTVFVGDNNAGKSTLLEAVDLVLGPERLHRRPVVDEHDFYAGRYVDPANAEVIPIQVEVIVAGLSEEQQRHFREHVEWWDANAKTLLEGPPPEGTDAEHVGPAMRVFFNGWYDVNEDDFTGDTYYAIPKMADGSYVRFSTTDKRKCGFLYLRTLRTGARALSLERGSLLDVILRLKETHLRMWEDLLDQLRALPVGEGKEIGELLASVQDAVRHYVPSDWAEQPHMRVSDLTRDMLRRTLTVFMGTGAMRSDGSIYAAPYQHQGTGTINTLVLALLSIIAELKQSVIFAMEEPEIALPPHTQKRIINSLRQKSAQAIFTSHSPYVLEEFDPGQVVVLKRAAGMMTGLPAAYPPAVKPKIYRTEFRARFCEALLARYVLVLEGRTEFDAIPAAARRLGDLDPKRFKSLENLGVAIIDARGETNVAPLGAFFRSLGKVVFAVFDKQSPAALAQIVAAVDHAYESATKGFENLVLQGTPEAALRAYADTVIAAGDWPPHLAAKTPTAATPLAELQGMLSQYFGWAKGGGDAGDLLASCPTVDDVPEYVRITLAAIKDVVEPPPAEAAAVAAQGVAVAPEVGGLAALAEPLLQAPIYAKFQPHPPKPLE; this is translated from the coding sequence ATGCATCTTGTGCGCGTTCGCGTCCGAAACTTCAGAGGCATCGCTGACGGCGAGGTCCTACTTGACGGTCACACGGTTTTCGTTGGAGATAACAACGCCGGCAAGTCCACTCTGCTGGAAGCGGTGGATTTGGTGCTCGGGCCCGAACGGCTGCACCGGCGCCCAGTCGTCGACGAGCACGACTTCTATGCTGGTCGGTACGTAGACCCGGCCAACGCTGAGGTGATCCCAATCCAGGTCGAGGTGATCGTTGCCGGCCTTTCCGAGGAGCAGCAACGGCACTTCCGTGAACACGTCGAGTGGTGGGACGCAAACGCCAAGACTCTTCTTGAAGGCCCTCCGCCCGAAGGCACGGACGCGGAGCATGTCGGCCCGGCAATGCGCGTGTTCTTCAACGGCTGGTACGACGTCAACGAAGACGACTTCACTGGCGACACCTACTACGCAATTCCCAAGATGGCGGATGGCTCCTATGTGCGCTTTTCGACCACGGACAAGCGCAAGTGTGGCTTTCTTTACCTGCGCACTCTGCGCACCGGTGCCCGAGCACTTAGCCTGGAGCGGGGCTCATTGCTGGATGTGATCCTTCGCCTGAAGGAGACGCACCTGAGGATGTGGGAGGATCTTCTTGACCAGCTGCGGGCACTGCCGGTTGGAGAAGGCAAGGAGATCGGCGAGCTGCTTGCGTCCGTCCAAGACGCAGTACGCCACTACGTGCCCTCCGATTGGGCCGAGCAACCCCACATGCGTGTCTCGGACCTCACCCGGGACATGCTGCGCCGCACCCTGACGGTCTTCATGGGAACCGGTGCGATGAGGTCTGATGGATCCATATATGCCGCGCCGTACCAGCATCAAGGAACAGGCACGATCAACACGCTGGTCCTGGCTCTGCTGTCCATCATTGCGGAACTGAAGCAGAGCGTCATCTTCGCGATGGAAGAGCCGGAGATCGCGCTTCCTCCGCATACCCAAAAGCGAATCATCAATTCGCTGCGCCAGAAATCGGCTCAGGCGATCTTTACCTCCCACTCCCCCTATGTTTTGGAGGAGTTCGATCCCGGTCAGGTGGTGGTGCTAAAGCGCGCTGCGGGGATGATGACCGGACTGCCGGCTGCGTATCCACCTGCGGTCAAGCCCAAGATCTACCGCACCGAGTTTCGGGCGCGGTTCTGCGAGGCTTTGCTCGCGCGCTATGTGCTTGTGCTCGAGGGCCGTACGGAGTTCGATGCGATCCCTGCCGCGGCGCGCCGGCTCGGCGATCTGGATCCAAAGAGATTCAAGTCTCTCGAGAACCTCGGCGTGGCCATCATCGACGCGCGAGGAGAGACCAATGTGGCTCCTTTAGGGGCCTTCTTCCGGTCGCTTGGAAAGGTCGTGTTCGCCGTGTTCGATAAGCAGTCGCCTGCGGCACTGGCCCAAATCGTCGCCGCTGTAGACCATGCCTACGAATCAGCAACCAAAGGCTTTGAGAACCTAGTCTTGCAAGGGACACCCGAGGCCGCACTTCGCGCCTATGCCGATACCGTGATTGCCGCCGGTGACTGGCCTCCGCATCTTGCCGCTAAGACGCCTACAGCAGCGACGCCGCTTGCTGAACTGCAGGGGATGCTGTCGCAGTACTTTGGCTGGGCGAAAGGCGGAGGGGACGCCGGCGACCTGCTCGCGTCATGTCCGACCGTCGATGACGTTCCGGAGTACGTACGAATCACGCTGGCGGCTATCAAGGACGTAGTCGAGCCGCCACCGGCCGAGGCCGCCGCAGTGGCGGCTCAAGGTGTGGCCGTAGCACCCGAAGTTGGCGGACTTGCTGCTTTGGCTGAGCCTCTTCTGCAGGCGCCGATCTACGCAAAGTTTCAACCGCACCCGCCCAAGCCACTGGAATGA
- a CDS encoding TnsD family Tn7-like transposition protein, with the protein MLEALPGETLFSLCSRHHRMWGFSASEFTCEALFGGRRAGVHHDLPNSLSRFEMLTRGAYGPAADLALDRTVLKFYAPFLTPSDIASAVTSMSSPSVSGLKFRLGLLTSRFRAHHPLKACEECMAKDAHDHGWVPWRLVHQFPGVWTCVFHGAPLLECSVKANGVERFMWQLPSRQSLALRPAAGYAAREARSRLARLIHELVQAGQSAEWLRAGAVQTTLRSRMCEQGWITPNGHLRLAPASRGFAAHLAALSDLPDLAGLNVSEELAYAWIGRMARPLRSGAHPLRQLLLIDWLFQSVDDFVHTHTRASHAELGSAPREARKPCSYEDVSKQSRKAQAIKHLRSGGSARSVAAALGIDVGTAMAWGAEAGIVPTRRPKSLVPQVRQALIRDLSSGHSKGEAALQHGVSIQIITRLLRTEPGLRSAWQQAVFKTVQRAHRDSWLGAAANHPGISNKLLRAINPAGFAWLYRHDREWLNLHAPQRAVDIARRSPVRWDERDMELSAAVRRATLQLQSHDRTKPVKLWEIVQLLPELRAKMSVVRRLPLTAQAIEEAIGRAFRRRTNELPG; encoded by the coding sequence TTGCTCGAGGCGCTGCCCGGGGAGACGCTCTTCAGCCTCTGCAGCCGACACCACCGGATGTGGGGTTTCAGCGCTTCAGAGTTCACCTGCGAGGCCCTGTTCGGAGGCCGCCGGGCAGGCGTCCATCACGACCTACCCAATTCACTGTCTCGCTTTGAAATGCTCACCCGCGGGGCCTATGGCCCGGCGGCTGACCTCGCGTTGGATCGCACGGTCCTAAAGTTCTATGCGCCGTTCCTGACGCCCAGTGACATCGCGAGCGCCGTGACAAGCATGTCCAGCCCGAGCGTCAGCGGCCTCAAGTTCCGTTTGGGCCTTCTCACGAGCCGATTTCGGGCGCACCACCCGCTCAAAGCCTGCGAGGAATGCATGGCCAAGGATGCTCACGATCATGGCTGGGTCCCCTGGCGCTTGGTGCATCAATTCCCTGGAGTTTGGACGTGCGTCTTTCATGGAGCGCCGCTGCTGGAATGCAGCGTCAAAGCGAACGGGGTCGAGCGATTCATGTGGCAGCTCCCGAGCCGGCAGAGCTTGGCGCTTCGACCGGCAGCCGGCTACGCCGCTCGCGAGGCTCGCAGCCGGCTGGCTCGACTCATCCATGAGCTGGTCCAGGCTGGCCAGTCGGCCGAGTGGCTGCGGGCAGGCGCCGTTCAGACGACGCTGCGCAGCCGGATGTGCGAGCAGGGCTGGATCACCCCAAACGGCCACCTGCGCTTGGCGCCAGCGTCCAGGGGCTTCGCCGCGCACCTTGCCGCGCTCAGCGACCTTCCGGACTTGGCTGGTCTTAATGTGTCCGAAGAACTGGCCTATGCCTGGATTGGTCGGATGGCGCGGCCTCTCCGATCAGGCGCGCACCCACTGCGTCAGTTGCTGCTCATCGACTGGCTCTTCCAGAGCGTCGACGACTTCGTCCACACTCATACCCGGGCATCCCACGCCGAGTTGGGCTCGGCTCCTCGTGAGGCCCGTAAGCCTTGTTCGTATGAGGACGTCTCCAAGCAGTCGCGTAAGGCGCAAGCCATCAAGCACCTTCGGTCTGGTGGCTCGGCACGATCGGTGGCTGCAGCGCTCGGCATCGACGTCGGCACGGCGATGGCCTGGGGCGCTGAGGCTGGGATCGTGCCCACTCGGCGCCCCAAATCGCTGGTGCCACAGGTGCGCCAGGCGCTCATCAGGGACCTGAGCTCAGGTCACTCAAAGGGCGAAGCTGCCCTCCAGCATGGCGTCTCTATTCAGATCATCACAAGACTGCTTCGTACCGAGCCAGGTCTTCGATCCGCTTGGCAGCAGGCCGTTTTCAAGACAGTCCAGCGCGCTCACCGTGACTCATGGCTCGGTGCCGCGGCCAACCACCCTGGGATCAGCAACAAGCTACTGCGAGCCATCAACCCAGCAGGCTTTGCGTGGCTCTACCGGCATGACCGCGAGTGGCTGAATCTCCACGCTCCGCAGAGAGCTGTTGACATCGCTCGGCGCTCGCCGGTCCGGTGGGACGAGCGCGACATGGAGCTGAGTGCAGCTGTGCGCCGTGCCACTCTGCAACTGCAATCGCATGACCGCACAAAACCCGTCAAGCTCTGGGAGATCGTGCAGCTGCTGCCGGAGCTGCGCGCCAAGATGAGCGTGGTGCGTCGGCTGCCGCTAACGGCCCAAGCGATTGAGGAGGCAATTGGGCGCGCTTTCCGCCGGCGCACGAACGAGCTACCCGGATGA
- a CDS encoding TniQ family protein, with the protein MVLRLQPLPDELDRSYLGALMRVNALATEEEVRTHLATLDDSAALPWRRNPTLKLLSTAAGMDLAGFVMNHTTLPLRRSITSYMPDLAHGCDSNLVLIHVSGKRSCREGAYLCPDCVWEDVDFHGRSYWRRAHQLPGVYWCGKHRAPLAVVKDERAFLQPPSQALGQSARIDGAWVDTLQQHPTVRRFLDLCDTLMDRTHAFPVIAARDALRAAARTHGFRTYATKAATACADPLLSDALVDGFPSSWLAQLVPGLPAKARGRIWHQVDGVLWTATSASAATIYILAMAVLFDSADAAIQAIEGAVIAPRQPLRVRSPNITDDAAREAYVQTLASHARLQRSHPAGWYPLVQAQLKLGLPGLPHAQSGGLWTAVKAFFLEGRSLADALALAAPHQAAFEKVLLGAGSPLAMALREIVSTPQEATRGKPRIRARLSALDATGLIDKPVQNARGGAEDSRVGRRPLRAQAH; encoded by the coding sequence ATGGTGCTCAGGTTGCAACCCTTACCCGACGAACTCGACCGCAGCTACCTTGGTGCGCTGATGCGCGTCAACGCGTTGGCGACAGAGGAAGAGGTTCGGACGCACCTTGCAACCCTGGACGACTCCGCTGCTTTGCCATGGCGCAGGAACCCCACGCTGAAGCTGCTCAGCACAGCCGCCGGCATGGACCTGGCCGGGTTCGTGATGAACCACACCACGCTGCCATTGCGGCGCAGCATCACTTCGTACATGCCCGATCTGGCGCATGGCTGTGACAGCAATCTCGTGTTGATTCATGTCAGCGGTAAACGCAGTTGTCGAGAGGGGGCCTACCTCTGCCCGGACTGCGTCTGGGAAGACGTGGACTTTCATGGCCGGAGCTACTGGCGGCGTGCGCACCAACTGCCAGGGGTGTATTGGTGTGGCAAGCACCGTGCGCCACTAGCCGTGGTGAAGGATGAGCGTGCTTTCCTGCAGCCGCCGTCGCAGGCGCTGGGGCAGAGCGCTCGGATCGACGGCGCCTGGGTCGATACCCTTCAGCAGCATCCAACGGTCCGGCGCTTCTTGGATCTGTGCGATACCTTGATGGACCGCACGCACGCGTTTCCCGTTATCGCCGCACGCGATGCGCTACGCGCAGCCGCCCGAACCCATGGGTTCAGAACCTACGCGACGAAGGCGGCTACCGCCTGTGCGGACCCGCTGCTCAGCGATGCTCTGGTCGATGGGTTCCCGTCGAGCTGGCTTGCGCAGCTCGTGCCCGGCCTGCCGGCGAAGGCCAGGGGCCGCATCTGGCACCAAGTCGATGGCGTCTTGTGGACTGCGACTTCAGCCTCGGCGGCCACCATCTACATCCTCGCGATGGCTGTGCTCTTTGACTCGGCTGATGCCGCTATCCAGGCCATCGAAGGCGCCGTCATCGCGCCGCGACAGCCGTTGCGTGTGCGCAGCCCGAACATCACGGACGATGCAGCCAGAGAGGCTTACGTTCAAACGCTGGCCAGCCACGCGCGATTGCAGCGCAGCCATCCCGCCGGTTGGTACCCCTTGGTTCAAGCTCAGTTGAAACTGGGGCTGCCGGGCCTTCCGCATGCCCAGTCCGGCGGGCTGTGGACTGCGGTCAAGGCCTTCTTCCTCGAGGGCCGCTCCCTGGCGGACGCTCTAGCACTTGCGGCGCCGCATCAAGCGGCCTTTGAGAAGGTCTTGCTCGGTGCCGGGAGTCCCCTGGCGATGGCGCTGAGGGAGATCGTCAGCACTCCCCAGGAGGCAACGCGCGGCAAGCCGCGCATCAGGGCCCGCTTGTCAGCGCTCGACGCGACGGGCTTGATCGACAAGCCCGTGCAGAACGCGCGCGGCGGGGCGGAGGACTCACGGGTAGGTCGCCGTCCGCTGCGCGCCCAGGCGCACTGA
- a CDS encoding ATP-binding protein codes for MTKPTQHAAGSNLLLDGLGPMLTHADAMLAMSYVPPLPTNVEQVPRHQRLLQVQDVRDFHFSPPVEAQLQQSTYMMAWQGYRHRDPRAASTWATVSGEAQRQGMLLQSPIAACVEGLSGVGKTQACLRSLRCFPSQVVEHASFPKLNGAHRQVVWLSVEVPPSGKAADLARALMEAWDRATGSDRFRIWLEKERIRDGMRALDEWRQVAVSHFLGVLHLDEIQNLFKITSLRKRRSGVGDGAPELSIVEDQLLRWLLYLTNSGQVPLLVSGTPDGVGALTKRMSTLQRINTGGYHAIERLRWEDIGAKLSTSFLGQLGRYQYVKHPLPMDENLARLILDLTGGIQRIVIALWITAHRIALARKEDTLRIEDFQKAAATWLRPLQPAIEALREASPAKLARYEDLVSQDPTFWAALWDGTNR; via the coding sequence ATGACTAAGCCCACCCAACACGCCGCAGGGTCCAACCTGCTGTTGGACGGACTCGGACCGATGCTGACTCACGCAGACGCGATGCTGGCAATGAGCTACGTTCCACCGTTGCCCACCAACGTGGAACAGGTGCCACGCCACCAGCGCCTGCTGCAGGTGCAGGATGTTCGAGATTTTCATTTCTCGCCGCCTGTAGAAGCCCAGCTACAGCAGTCGACCTACATGATGGCCTGGCAAGGCTACCGGCACCGGGATCCCCGCGCCGCGAGCACCTGGGCCACGGTGAGTGGAGAAGCACAGCGGCAGGGCATGCTGCTGCAGTCACCGATCGCGGCCTGCGTGGAAGGTCTGTCGGGGGTGGGCAAGACACAGGCATGTCTGCGCAGCTTGCGGTGCTTTCCGAGCCAAGTCGTCGAGCACGCCAGCTTCCCAAAGCTCAACGGAGCACATCGGCAAGTTGTCTGGCTGTCTGTCGAAGTGCCGCCATCGGGCAAGGCTGCAGACCTAGCGAGAGCGTTGATGGAGGCCTGGGACAGGGCCACCGGATCCGACCGATTCCGTATCTGGCTGGAAAAGGAGCGAATCCGCGATGGCATGCGCGCGTTGGATGAGTGGCGCCAAGTGGCCGTGAGCCACTTTCTCGGCGTCCTTCATCTGGACGAGATTCAGAACCTCTTCAAGATCACCAGTCTGCGCAAGCGGCGAAGCGGCGTCGGCGACGGAGCCCCCGAGTTGTCCATCGTGGAAGACCAACTGCTGCGATGGCTGCTTTACTTGACCAACAGCGGGCAGGTTCCGCTCTTGGTCTCGGGAACGCCCGATGGCGTCGGTGCCCTCACCAAGCGCATGAGTACTTTGCAGCGCATCAACACCGGGGGGTATCACGCCATTGAGCGCCTCCGTTGGGAGGACATTGGGGCAAAGCTTTCGACGTCGTTCCTGGGGCAGTTGGGGAGATATCAGTACGTCAAACATCCCTTGCCCATGGACGAGAACCTTGCGCGCCTGATCCTGGACTTGACAGGAGGCATACAGCGCATCGTGATCGCGCTTTGGATCACGGCCCATCGGATCGCATTAGCGCGCAAAGAGGACACCCTCAGGATCGAGGACTTCCAAAAAGCTGCGGCCACCTGGCTGCGGCCCTTGCAACCAGCCATCGAAGCCCTTCGTGAGGCAAGCCCGGCCAAACTCGCGCGGTATGAGGATCTGGTGAGTCAGGACCCAACCTTCTGGGCCGCGCTCTGGGACGGCACGAATCGGTGA